A stretch of DNA from Toxotes jaculatrix isolate fToxJac2 chromosome 15, fToxJac2.pri, whole genome shotgun sequence:
ATAGGATCTGTTGTAATTACTTGAAACAAATTAAACTTGAACGTGCAGCTCATATATGACTTCCAAACATGAGGTGCAGGGGCTTACAATAAGACAATAAGACCTTCAGGTTAGAATGAGCCTACAAGAGAAATATGATTGGATGGTACAGTGCAAACGCTTCCCCTTcaccgcttttttttttttacagttcgttttgcataaaaacatttgcatgaGGTTGGGGACCAGTGGACTGCATTTGGCGAGCAGGTCATCACCGTCCTGGTTTTTAAGTAGAGCTCAGTAGAAAGTGGAGATACGCAAAAAGACATAGTGTATAGCTGAATGCGTacgcatttgtgtgtgcatactcAGTGGGTGCTGTTGGAGCTCCAGTCGTAAGGGAGGAAGCTGACTTTGGTCTTCCCGGCAGAGAGGACATCCTGCAGGCTGGTCTTCTTTGGTGAATCACCCATGTGCTCCAGCACCCAGTTCAgcagctaaaagagagggacgGTAAAGCAGAGTGAGGTTAACAGTTGAGTTGAAGGTTGTTATTTGCTGGTAAACACAAGAGcttttgattaaaataaatgaaaatgtaacttTAAAAAGCTGAAACGCTGTAGTGCTCAATCAGTGCAGGCAACAGAATCTTCAAATGTTGATCCAGTGTCTCTGTATACACAGATACAGCAGATGGAGTTAAACCTACCTTTTCATCAGTGCCTCCAAAGTCAGCCTTGTACCATTTGAATATCTGACTGAGTCGCACTTCTCTTTTCCCAGAATCCACCATGCAGCCATCGTCGTTCTCCAGGAAGGCTTCAGCCGCTGTGCGGAGCTGGCTATCAATGTCCTGACAGGGTTGAGTAAATCGCACGTGATTTCAGACGATTCAAGCTCAGATACACTGTACAATAAATGTAGATTGCTGTCCAGTGTGTTCCCATTGCTTAAAGACTATTTATACAATAAAAAGGCAGCACTGGAGATGAAACCCACTCACCTGTGGAGTGTATGTTTTAATAGGTGGACAGCCCTTTGCACCACAGTTCAAGGCAAAGTGAATGAGGGGCTCAGCATCTGGCAGAGCCACCTGGTGGACAACAAGAGAAGTGAAATTTACTGTCTCCAGAGAGCACTGTTACAGAGCGAGTGAAAATGGTCAGCTGTGATTTAACAGAATGTCTGGATACTTGTAGCCGTGGGTCTGTTTTGGAAAAGGGCCTTCGGAGCTGTGCGACACCTTTTCTGTTCCCTCTCAGAACGCCGTTCTCGATGTCCTGTAATGTGAACACTTCTCCTCCAATCAGGTAACTCACATAGTTGAAGAACTacaaaatgtgacagaaacaagcatttttaatgttgtgtcaATCATTTCCTGCATGCAAATTGAATCAAAAATTCAGAATATCTAGAACTGGTAACCCTTTATCCCACAGGATGTGAAAATGCAGTAAGATAACATGACCATTGATCCTATTCATTCATGCTGTACAtgtgttttatctttatatCTCAGTCTGGATgtgaaaacaaatgacacaaaatGCTGTAATTAGCATAAATCGCCTTATGCTCCATTTCagtgtagaaatatcagctgagcctttttgttttctttaaatgcttTTTGCAGCACAGTTACTTCCAAACATATGAGGATCCTACTCTGTATCTTTGCCACATGTTGGTGGGGGCCCCCATGCGCAGGTACCCGTGGATGACCAAGGCATTGTAGATGTTGATGAAGAAGGCCAGCTTTTCCTCCCGGCTCAGGGAAAGCAGCTCCACCCTCTGCAGCTGAATGGCCAGCTCACAGTAACGCTCAAACGCAGGGTTCACTGACATGCCTTTGTAGTCCACAGACTGTGGGAGCAAGtagatcacagacacacactcggTTTCTCCAAATATGAAGGAAAGAAGCAACTGTAAAATCACTTGTGCCAAAGTTTTAGACATAGTGTAAggtgatgtcaaaaaaaatctcttgGAAAAAACCCCCAAATGTGTCACAAAAGGCCACAAGATGAAAAACACCCAGGGTAAATCTGCGTGTGCAGCCATTTGCCTTGTCTGTGCACACAAAACTTCAAAGCACCAAAATAACCTGCCTAATGCAACAGTACACATTGCACGCCGCAGattcacacataaacagaacAAGACGCGTGTACAGATGAAAACGCTCAGTGAGTCAGAAGCCCTCTGTAGTCGGTGAGGTCAGTACCTTGCCATCAGCAGAGAGATGCTCGGAGAACAATTTCAGGATCATCTCCCGTAAAAGCAAAgagagctcagcagctgagagagagagacaaagagagatagTTAATGTTTCATACACGCAATAGCTTTTCCTTGTGAGACAAACCAAACCGCTATTTGAATGGGGAAGAACATTTACAAACTGCAACAAGGATCAGGCTGACCTTGAAGAAGTACAAATGAGATCATtgttaggacaaaaaaaattacctgTGAGAAAAGACAGCATTGCAGATAAAGTCAAAAGGAAAATGGCCAAGCATGACAACACTAACACGCTCAGAAAAGCAGTGATTATAATCACCTCTGAGTAGCACAGCACAGATTAGCTTGTTAGTTAGCCTCCAGAGGGGTGCAACATTCAGTCACAAATACAAAGAGCCAGGCAATTTGCCTCACCGCCAccatagaacaaaaaaaaaaaaacgagtagTAATCTGACAAAAGATGACACCAAACCCgcagcaaagcaaaaaatgGTTTTGAAATAGGGCTTGAAGGATATATATTCTCATgccagtttttgcttttttcttcagTTCATCTTCCTGAACTTAAATTAACACTAGATGATGTTTTGTACCAATCCTATGTGTAAAATACTTTTATTAATTTGACAattatcatgaaaaaaaaaacaaaaactaaacagcaacaacactgaGACAGTGGGAAACAAActaatgaaaatatttcatcagTCAGTTCGGTGAGTTATACAACAGAATTATGGGACtaaatttacaaaaacatttgttatGCAATATATTATCAAGCATAACGGATAATgtttgaacaaataaaaacctcaaaTAAATCCACTTGTTAGCTTTATCTGCAGCTTTCATTCATAAATCCTAACCTTCATCTATTAGTGGAATTTGCTCAGTTGTCACGTTGGCAATTAATGCAACTGAAAAAACTTCATCTACTGATGAAGACTGAATTGCAGTTGAAAGCTTTGCAAAAAAGGTAGTAAATGGCTATTATCATATATATCATTATCCCCCTACTTCAGTTCTTAGCACCATAAACTTCACTGATATAATACACAAATCCAAGCGAACCCAAAAGCCAGCAGCCAAGAACGGACAGGGATTAGAGAGCCttgaaatatactgtatgccCAAAGCCTGGTCCAGTCCAGACCTACCCTGTATGGGACTGCAGGCTGCAGTCTGTCCTGTGTTGAGGGCTGAATGAGGGTCATCCTCCAGCAGCCTGTACAGTGTGTCCATGGTGTCTTTCCCTTCTCCAAAATTGCCATCCTGCTTCCCACAGCCACGCACACTGACCATGTACTTCTTCTGCAACAATGCTTGGCCAGTGTTACAGGCCTCAGCCCTGGCTAGCACACACATGGCCACAGTCAGTACTGTACAGATCCTTTGTATGAATCAGCACACTTTGAGATTGTTCCATGAGTTTCCAGATTATTCTAATaaggtcttaaaaaaaaaaaatcttcaggtCTTCAGCCTTACTTACCCATGCCCTTCTCTTTCTGCAGCCACTCAACCAGCTGATCGCCTGAGAAGCTCTTTTTGTACAAAGTCAGCCCCCTCCTATGATTGCCAATCACACTGCCATGTTTGAGGTCCTCTACCAGGTCCGCCAACTCATCTCGCTCACACTTAAACTCTTTGAGGGCAGGAATATGCCAATCCgcacatgtacaaacaaaaaaaaagaaatacacatgttcacacagaaAGAATATGTGCAACTGCGCAGCCCAGCATGTGCGCAAAAATGTATCTGGTTAGTGGAAGAGGGATCAACTGAACTGGGTCagttcaaagcttcatttactCTCACGCAGCTGCTTTAGATTTTTCTTCCTGAAAGATGTAAAGCAGCTTTGCGGGGTAAGAAACACGTAACTTgagataaatgaaaacatggtgTGACTTTCAGGAAAATCTGTAGGAATACCTCACTTTCAACAGAGATGGACCAGCGCACAGTTCCTTCAAATGACGGCTGCAGGTGTCACAGAGAACTGGTGCCTTTGGATAAATTATTTGCATACACAAACTACTGTTTTGCGCACTTGTATGAATAATTTATGTGCACAAATTAACATATAATTAGGTTATTaatactgttttcttttaacatATGTTGAAGCGATGTCAAACATAAGAAAATGCTGTTCATATGACAGGATACAGTCAGTATTTGTAGACCTCACGACCAAAACATAGCTGCTGTTCTGCTACTAACAGTCACTGTCAAGTTACTGTGGAGGTAGGAAGTGAAACTACAGGTTGGTGTGGCCACTCCTCATAAGGAGGCCTTGAATTGCCTTTTTATTTGATCTTTACTTGCTGCTATTTATGATGTTGTTGCTAATACTACATCAAAGCTGAGGCTGAATTTACATAGAGTATTCCTCCACAAACAGCTGTGTATGTGCCCCAGCGGACAGACTTGGTTTACATTTTAGGGAGCTTAGTAATCACATATAATGAGGTACTGTGAGGCAGCCCGATGCTGCTGGGCTCAACCAGAGTATCAAGTTCCCTGTATCAACTGTCTGTGTTGGCTGGAGTAACAGGAGATGAgatgaaacagacacaaaccTGATGTTACCCAAACATGTCCACATATGCCAGCACTATTTCATAACCACCCCTTGCTCTTGGCTCATATCCATACAAAGATGACTAAGCAAAACCAGCCCTCTTAAATCGGGTTCACTCTTACTTTGGATGATGGAGGAGTCTGTTTTCTCCTCCCTGTGGTCCGTTTCACCATTTGACAACAGGCAACACCCATTCCAACAACAGCTAACACTGCACAATTAATCACCCcaatgagagaagaaaaattctAAGTGAAGGCAACAAAGTGATCTGGAAAAATAAAGTACCCTGTCCTTTTTGCCACAGTTATAAATCCCTCACCTCCATCCATGTCCCCAGCTGTGTCCTCTGACTGGTTCTCCTCTGGTAGCGGTGGAGCGTCTGCTGGAAGAGGCTCCTCCTTGACCAGATTTACCAACCTCTTAAGCTCCTCAGGAGCCTGAGAAGGTGAAACAGATCAACATGTACATATAAGTTTAAACACAGTTTTGAATAAGAATAGATTTAGGTTTTTTTGACACTGTTCAAAAATACAGCACTACAGTAAGTTCACTGggtgtttctcctcctcctcaccaatTTCTGCAGGTCATCATTGCCCCCGACATGAACGTTGTTAAAGAAGATCTGAGGGACTGTGCTGCGTCCTGTCAGCTCCTTCACTCTGGCTCTCAGCTCTGGATGCTTACCCACATCCACGTCGTAAACTGGTACTTCCAAACGCCCGAGGGTGGCCTTAGCCTGCATACAGTGTGGGCAGCCCTGGATGGAGTACACTGTTACCCGGCCCAGAGCATTGCTCTGAAACTCCCCCATCTGCAGCAATAATGGTAAGACAAGAGAGCAAGAGTTTTAAGCTTTAGCTATCCGaacatcagctgagctccaTGCGTTTCAGTAATGATCTGATTTACATGCATACAGTTCAACCAATTTATGCAAAAATGAAACTGATTCcagggcggcacggtggtgccgtggttagcactgtcgcctcacagcaagagggttccaggtttgaaccccggGCTGGGCCCTTGTTCTCTCTATGTTCTCTCCGGGTACCTGGGCTTCCcgaaaacatgcatgggttaagttaattggctactctaaattgcctgtaggtgtgagtgtgtgcgtgtgtggttgtctgtctttgtgtgtgcgattggctggcgaccagtccagggtgtaccccgcctctcgcccataggcagctgggataggctcacgaccctgaaaatgaatgaatgatgaatgaaactGATTCCTATTCGTTGCTCTTAGCTACTGAGAAAGTAGGCGCCTTATCCAACATAGGTGTACTGGATACACCTTTGGGCCCGAATGAAGCCGTACACTATGGTAGCTTTGTTCCCCATGTGTACGTTTTTGTACATCTCTATGCACTGCCTGGAAGAGcaattgttttctttgtccaaACTCATAAAggtgagactgtgtgtgcgAGTATAATTAAATAGCCGCAATATGTATTCAGGTCATGGGTTCAAttcatttgttctttgtgtTCCCTGAGGAAGGAGACAGTTCTCCAAATGCTTTTTTCCACAATTAAATATACTGAATGAATCATGTTTTTCCCCTTAGCTTTCTGTACTTCCAGTGATATCTCAATATTTGTTCAGTGTGATATTCTCCTGGCCAGGTGAGGGATTTCAGACACTCATcttacacagttttttttaatcttctagAGAGTTGAATAAAAGGAGTTCAAGATCTATTTTTGGTGATCTAACTTGGTAAATCGATGGCGTAATTTCCTCCCTGCTCATTTCTGAACATTTCCTTCTGTTGAAAGCAGGGCCAGGGTGATGTGTATATCAACTAAGTAAAATGTTAGTAACcgatgttgttattgttgtgtaGTTGGCCAATCACACAGTTCCTCATTCACTCTGAAACAGCTTTGGACTAGCAGTCTAGGCTTATCAAGTGCTGGATCAAACCACTCCTTTAGCTGATTTCAGTTTGCAAAACATGGGTCAAGGTCCAAGGTTTTGGCACGATTTCTATAGTTTTTGCTCTTTTGATGAAGTTACCAATAGTAAGTCCAATTACATTAGTATTTATGTAACTCAAATTCCCAAACAGAATTTCTTAAGAATTGGTTTAGCACCGTTTCCTACATGCAAATATATTACCGTGTTAACCTGAACGTTATGAACGATGAGTGGATATAAGCAaatctggatttttttaaattaaagaaataaaaaacccTTGTAAAGTGTCCCCGATTTGTAgaattacatttattattttaggAAAGGTCCTTAGTTCAGTTTGAAAGGTTATGAACGTTTACTAACATTGCAGCTATATTAAATTCCCCAAGTTTTCGATGGAGTTCGGAATAGGACTAAATTTGTCTTTAAATCACTAATACAGCAATTACACCAACAAAACTAACAACGACTAAATTATTACACAACACGAGAGTAACCATTTGACGCTAGATATACTGTTAACCATACACTACCTAAGCTAAAATATGGAACAGCGTTTGCTAATGTGAATATTAGCAAATCATAAGAACAGTATCGGTACATTACCTTTCAGCGTTTGACTCCCTTGCTTGAAACGGGAGTACGATATTAAGTAGCACAACTGATCCTCTTTATCCTGTTAATTACAACATATTAGTGAATGAATAAGTCTAATTTCGCGTGGAAGGTCGCTTATCTTGCTGGAAAAATTAGCCAGCTGTACTGACAGAACATCATGACGACTGCGCAGCTTAGCCCCTAAAGCTAGCTATCTTGTCGTCTGAGGCCGTCGGGTGCTCCTCGTAATCTTAAACTTCTAG
This window harbors:
- the zgc:152951 gene encoding uncharacterized protein zgc:152951 isoform X2; protein product: MGEFQSNALGRVTVYSIQGCPHCMQAKATLGRLEVPVYDVDVGKHPELRARVKELTGRSTVPQIFFNNVHVGGNDDLQKLAPEELKRLVNLVKEEPLPADAPPLPEENQSEDTAGDMDGEFKCERDELADLVEDLKHGSVIGNHRRGLTLYKKSFSGDQLVEWLQKEKGMARAEACNTGQALLQKKYMVSVRGCGKQDGNFGEGKDTMDTLYRLLEDDPHSALNTGQTAACSPIQAAELSLLLREMILKLFSEHLSADGKSVDYKGMSVNPAFERYCELAIQLQRVELLSLSREEKLAFFINIYNALVIHGYLRMGAPTNMWQRYRFFNYVSYLIGGEVFTLQDIENGVLRGNRKGVAQLRRPFSKTDPRLQVALPDAEPLIHFALNCGAKGCPPIKTYTPQDIDSQLRTAAEAFLENDDGCMVDSGKREVRLSQIFKWYKADFGGTDEKLLNWVLEHMGDSPKKTSLQDVLSAGKTKVSFLPYDWSSNSTH
- the zgc:152951 gene encoding uncharacterized protein zgc:152951 isoform X1, encoding MIQLKMGEFQSNALGRVTVYSIQGCPHCMQAKATLGRLEVPVYDVDVGKHPELRARVKELTGRSTVPQIFFNNVHVGGNDDLQKLAPEELKRLVNLVKEEPLPADAPPLPEENQSEDTAGDMDGEFKCERDELADLVEDLKHGSVIGNHRRGLTLYKKSFSGDQLVEWLQKEKGMARAEACNTGQALLQKKYMVSVRGCGKQDGNFGEGKDTMDTLYRLLEDDPHSALNTGQTAACSPIQAAELSLLLREMILKLFSEHLSADGKSVDYKGMSVNPAFERYCELAIQLQRVELLSLSREEKLAFFINIYNALVIHGYLRMGAPTNMWQRYRFFNYVSYLIGGEVFTLQDIENGVLRGNRKGVAQLRRPFSKTDPRLQVALPDAEPLIHFALNCGAKGCPPIKTYTPQDIDSQLRTAAEAFLENDDGCMVDSGKREVRLSQIFKWYKADFGGTDEKLLNWVLEHMGDSPKKTSLQDVLSAGKTKVSFLPYDWSSNSTH